The Magnolia sinica isolate HGM2019 chromosome 3, MsV1, whole genome shotgun sequence genome includes the window TGGCCAGGTTCAATTAGTAAATAAAGTGATGATCTCTTCTTGAACTGATGAAGAATAAGAAAACCCAAGCAAGTATCTGTAACATTGTTAATACACGCACTCATCAAATAAGAAAAGGGAAGATGAGATTGTTAATTTTGTGTTTTTACTAATTGTGGCTCAAATGTTCCAAAATAGGTTGTTGTTGGGCATTCTCAGCCGTTGCAGCCACAGAAGGAATTACACAACTTAAAACAGGTAAGTTGCTTTCACTATCGGAGCAAGAGCTAGTGGACTGTGACACCAAAGGTGTGGATCAAGGATGCAATGGTGGCCTCATGGATGATGCCTTCGATTTCATTCAACACAACCGAGGACTTACAACAGAAGCAAACTATCCATACGAGGGAGTTGATGGCACTTGCAACCCCAAGAAGTCTTCTGACCATGCGGCCAAGATCAACAGTCATGAAGATGTACCAGCCAACAGTGAGAATGCACTATTGAAGGCAGTGGCCAATCAGCCAATTTCAGTGGCCATTGATGCTGGAGGATTTGCCTTCCAATTCTACTCAAGTGGTGTATTCACGGGTGCTTGTGGTACTGACTTAGACCATGGTGTGACAGCCGTTGGATATGGGACTGCTGATGATGGGACTAAGTATTGGCTGGTAAAGAATTCATGGGGCATTGGGTGGGGTGAAGAAG containing:
- the LOC131238737 gene encoding senescence-specific cysteine protease SAG39-like, translated to MASMYHCFFVAFFILGALASQAMARRTLHDSSMSDLHEQWMAQNGRTYKDVAEKEQRFKIFKSNVELIESFNSIGDRSYKLSVNAFADMTNDEFRAARNGYRPTRARASEATSFMYENVTAPSTMDWRKKGAVTPIKDQGQCGCCWAFSAVAATEGITQLKTGKLLSLSEQELVDCDTKGVDQGCNGGLMDDAFDFIQHNRGLTTEANYPYEGVDGTCNPKKSSDHAAKINSHEDVPANSENALLKAVANQPISVAIDAGGFAFQFYSSGVFTGACGTDLDHGVTAVGYGTADDGTKYWLVKNSWGIGWGEEGYIRMERDVDAKEGLCGIAMEASYPTA